Proteins encoded within one genomic window of Agelaius phoeniceus isolate bAgePho1 chromosome Z, bAgePho1.hap1, whole genome shotgun sequence:
- the FST gene encoding follistatin, with product MLNQRIHPGMLLILMFLCHFMEDHTVQAGNCWLRQARNGRCQVLYKTDLSKEECCKSGRLTTSWTAEDVNDNTLFKWMIFNGGAPNCIPCKETCENVDCGPGKKCKMNKKNKPRCVCAPDCSNITWKGPVCGLDGKTYRNECALLKARCKEQPELEVQYQGKCKKTCRDVLCPGSSTCVVDQTNNAYCVTCNRICPEPTSPEQYLCGNDGITYASACHLRKATCLLGRSIGLAYEGKCVKAKSCEDIQCSAGKKCLWDFKVGRGRCALCDELCPESKSEEAVCASDNTTYPSECAMKEAACSMGVLLEVKHSGSCNSINEDPEDEEEDEDQDYSFPISSILEW from the exons ATGTTAAATCAGAGAATCCACCCGGGCATGCTCTTAATCCTGATGTTTCTGTGCCACTTCATGGAAGATCACACAGTGCAGG CTGGGAACTGCTGGCTCCGGCAGGCGCGGAACGGGCGCTGCCAGGTCCTCTACAAAACCGACCTCAGCAAGGAGGAGTGCTGCAAGAGCGGCCGCCTGACCACGTCCTGGACGGCGGAGGACGTCAACGACAACACGCTTTTTAAGTGGATGATTTTTAATGGGGGAGCCCCAAACTGCATCCCGTGCAAAG AAACATGCGAGAATGTGGACTGTGGACCCGGGAAGAAATGTAAAATGAACAAGAAGAACAAACCTCGGTGTGTTTGTGCTCCGGATTGCTCTAATATCACTTGGAAGGGCCCCGTGTGTGGCTTAGATGGGAAAACCTACAGGAACGAGTGCGCCCTTCTCAAAGCCAGATGTAAAGAACAGCCTGAACTTGAAGTCCAGTATCAGGGCAAATGCAAAA AGACCTGCAGGGATGTCTtatgcccaggcagctccacatGTGTGGTTGACCAAACCAACAATGCCTACTGTGTGACATGTAACCGAATTTGTCCAGAGCCTACCTCCCCTGAACAGTATCTCTGCGGGAATGACGGCATAACTTACGCCAGTGCCTGCCACCTGAGGAAAGCTACCTGCCTCCTGGGAAGATCCATTGGATTAGCCTACGAAGGAAAATGTGTCA AAGCCAAATCCTGTGAAGACATTCAatgcagtgctgggaagaaATGCTTGTGGGATTTTAAGGTTGGCAGAGGTCGGTGTGCCCTCTGTGATGAGCTATGCCCTGAAAGCAAGTCAGAAGAAGCAGTGTGTGCCAGCGATAACACAACTTACCCGAGCGAGTGTGCCATGAAAGAGGCAGCTTGCTCCATGGGTGTGCTTCTAGAAGTTAAGCACTCTGGATCTTGCAACT CAATTAATGAAGACCCagaggatgaagaggaagatgaagacCAGGACTACAGCTTTCCTATATCTTCCATTCTAGAGTGGTAA